ACGCAACCACTCCCCCAGGTAACTCAACCCTTGTCGCAGGCCCTTCCCCGCGGAGGAACTCCGCTTCGGCGTGGACGTCGCGACCTGTCGGGTCCATCGTGTAAGGGCAGGACGAGTGCTCCATTGGTCGCCGCCTCCAGACTCTTCCTCGTCGCGGTCGAGTTCGGGGACCGGCGGAAAGTGCACGGGAAGCGTGGTCAGAGCACGGTGGAACGGCCCGGTTCTCCACTGCAGCTGCTCCACGGGCACGGCCAGGTCCATATCCGGCAACCTATCCAAAATGGTCTCGATCGCGACAGAGGCGATCAAGTGAGCCGTGCCGCGAGCCGGGCAGGTGTGCGCGCCCGCGCTCCAGGCCAGATGTGCCCGGTTCCCGTCACGCCGGAAGGCGTTCAGCGCGGGATCGGTGTTGACCGCGGCGATGCCGATGACCACGGGCTGATGTGCCGGGAGAACCCGGTCCGCCAGCTCGACGTCCCGTACCGGGTAGGTTATGGCGTAGTTGGCCAGCGGGGGCTGCTTCCACAGCACCTCCTCGATGGCGTCCTCGACCGGCAACCGTCCTCCCGAGAGGTCACCGGCGAAACGGTCGTCCGACAACCACAGCCGCAGGGCGTTGACGATGAGGTTCTGCATCGGCTCCGCCCCGGCTCCCATGAGCACGACGAGCTGCTGGATCATCTCCTCGTGCCCGAGATCCGCCTCGTGCTCGAGCAACCACGTGGTCACATCCGCCGCGGGGTGCTCCCGCCGCAGCGCGATGACCTCGGAGATGCAGCTGCCCAAGTCCGCGTTGGCCTGCTCGACGTCGACACCGTCCCACAGCGCCGTGATGGCCGCGACCATCCGCGTGGTGGTCTCGGGAGGACTACCGAAAAGCCTGGTCAGCACCAGCAGCGGCAATATCCGCCCGTAGTCGTTCAGCAGATCGGCCCGGCCGCTCGGCGCGAAGCCGCGGATGAGTTCCTCCGCGCTCTCCGTGACGTAACGCCGCAACGTGAAGGAATCGGCCCTTTCGAGGCTGTCCGTGATCGCCCCGCGCAGTCGATGGTGCTCGGGACCGTCCTGGAACAACACGTTGTCCCGGTACATCATCATGGGCAGCACCGGGCTGTCCTCCGGAGCGTGCTGCTGCCAGTTACGGGAGTCCTTGGGGAAGGTCCCCGGGTCGCGCAGCACGGACAGCGCGGTCTCGTGATCCAGCACGAGAGTGGCGGGCACCCCGGGCGCCAACTCGACCGTGGCCAGCGGACCCTGCTCGCGCAGTCGCGCGTACACCCCGTCCGGATCGTCCGCGAAGGCGCGGTCGTGGATCGGGGTGGCCTGTCCTACGGGGCACCCGGCAGTGGCGG
This genomic stretch from Actinopolyspora halophila DSM 43834 harbors:
- a CDS encoding cytochrome P450, yielding MTETEDLTATAGCPVGQATPIHDRAFADDPDGVYARLREQGPLATVELAPGVPATLVLDHETALSVLRDPGTFPKDSRNWQQHAPEDSPVLPMMMYRDNVLFQDGPEHHRLRGAITDSLERADSFTLRRYVTESAEELIRGFAPSGRADLLNDYGRILPLLVLTRLFGSPPETTTRMVAAITALWDGVDVEQANADLGSCISEVIALRREHPAADVTTWLLEHEADLGHEEMIQQLVVLMGAGAEPMQNLIVNALRLWLSDDRFAGDLSGGRLPVEDAIEEVLWKQPPLANYAITYPVRDVELADRVLPAHQPVVIGIAAVNTDPALNAFRRDGNRAHLAWSAGAHTCPARGTAHLIASVAIETILDRLPDMDLAVPVEQLQWRTGPFHRALTTLPVHFPPVPELDRDEEESGGGDQWSTRPALTRWTRQVATSTPKRSSSAGKGLRQGLSYLGEWLRGR